In Aspergillus nidulans FGSC A4 chromosome IV, a single window of DNA contains:
- a CDS encoding GTPase-activating protein GYP1 (transcript_id=CADANIAT00000535) yields the protein MATRKVQQQTRQSSSPFWKARSVSQNYERTPNSPDQSLIVGASYSHANIPNGLSQHTRPRTPPRSSPNNSSHASPSTRRPGIWVASPRASYSGIMNQELGPWDHGNPAGKIGDDDDDDVGEDIVFDDDEDEFGLPSIASMRKRQGRQADVSRFKPVETPTFKSDSRPSTLDVNLPNNRQRANSSDIAEERDIPLYPTARKSDGKILRPQYKDILKDPANALNLINHVAPPKGASSKDMDAYTSRISRINKFKRLLQASTVPLQELRNLAWSGVPDEVRAMTWQLLLGYLPTNSERRIATLERKRKEYLDGVRQAFERSNAATTRENSRSTDTGRGRGLDEAIWHQISIDVPRTSPHIQLYSYEATQRSLERILYVWAIRHPASGYVQGINDLVTPLFQVFLGVYVTDLNVEEGMDPGQLPRSVLDAVEADSFWCLTKLLDGIQDNYIYAQPGIHRQVRALRDLTMRIDATLAKHLEQEGVEFMQFSFRWMNCLLMREMSVRNTIRMWDTYMAEEQGFSRFHLK from the exons ATGGCGACTAGAAAAGTCCAGCAACAG ACAAGGCAATCATCTTCCCCCTTCTGGAAAGCCAGATCGGTGTCGCAGAACTACGAAAGGACTCCCAATTCACCTGATCAAAGTCTTATCGTCGGCGCTTCCTACTCTCACGCCAACATCCCGAA TGGATTGTCCCAGCACACCCGGCCGCGAACGCCTCCTCGTTCGTCCCCCAATAATTCCTCACACGCATCACCGTCTACTCGGCGGCCCGGGATATGGGTCGCGTCACCGCGCGCGTCGTACTCCGGAATCATGAATCAAGAGCTCGGACCGTGGGATCACGGTAATCCTGCGGGGAAGATaggggatgatgatgatgacgacgtgGGGGAGGATATCGTttttgatgacgacgaggatgagtTTGGACTTCCAAGCATAGCAAGCATGCGGAAGAGGCAGGGTCGCCAAGCTGATGTTTCGCGATTCAAACCTGTTGAGACACCAACATTCAAGTCCGACAGCAGGCCATCAACTCTCGACGTGAATTTACCGAACAATCGACAACGAGCCAACAGCTCTGATATTGCTGAGGAACGTGACATCCCTTTATACCCAACAGCTCGAAAAAGCGACGGCAAGATTTTACGACCGCAGTATAAAGACATATTGAAAG ATCCGGCAAACGCATTgaacctcatcaaccatgTTGCTCCTCCAAAAGGTGCCTCGTCGAAAGATATGGATGCATACACAAGCCGCATATCAAGGATTAATAAATTTAAGCGCCTTTTACAAGCAAGCACTGTGCCTCTCCAAGAGTTACGAAATCTCGCTTGGTCCGGCGTCCCGGACGAAGTACGAGCCATGACTTGGCAACTACTCCTGGGTTACCTTCCCACAAACAGCGAGCGGCGAATTGCGACTCTCGAGCGAAAACGAAAGGAATATTTGGACGGGGTCCGGCAAGCTTTCGAGCGCAGTAACGCAGCGACCACTAGGGAAAATTCTCGGTCTACGGATACCGGACGTGGTCGAGGTCTGGACGAAGCAATATGGCACCAAATAAGCATCGATGTTCCGCGCACAAGCCCGCATATTCAGCTTTATAGTTATGAAGCTACACAACGGTCATTAGAAAGGATATTATATGTTTGGGCTATCCGACACCCGGCCAGCGGTTATGTTCAAGGTATAAACGACCTTGTCACACCACTTTTTCAAGTCTTTCTCGGTGTTTATGTTACCGATTTGAacgttgaagaaggaatggaCCCTGGCCAGCTTCCTCGAAGTGTTCTGGATGCGGTAGAAGCCGATTCATTCTGGTGCCTGACGAAACTACTGGACGGAATTCAAGACAACTATATCTATGCTCAGCCGGGCATTCACAGGCAAGTGAGAGCCTTGCGCGACTTGACGATGCGTATTGACGCAACCCTCGCAAAACACCTCGAGCAGGAGGGGGTGGAATTCATGCAATTCAGTTTTCGATGGATGAACTGTCTGCTCATGCGGGAAATGAGCGTACGAAACACGATAAGGATGTGGGATACATACATG GCCGAAGAACAGGGCTTCTCACGATTTCATCT GAAATAA